A section of the Ruania halotolerans genome encodes:
- a CDS encoding DUF3710 domain-containing protein, whose product MGLFRRRGATSPEPAAPDADVIGAAEAPAAEGADEGLIGPWDLEEVPELGDRIDLGAVRLPKRQGLQVRMELDKKTRRVVGVNLAVDGSALQVQAFAAPRSAGLWSTLRSELATQIGKQGGSVDERTGPFGTELLVRLPVRLPDGRSGHRPARFLGVDGPRWFLRGVLTGKAAVDADAGAVMESLFGDVVVVRGPEPRPPRDLLPLHMPGQRAGAPEQSVPTLDLPGSAPVQGEAR is encoded by the coding sequence ATGGGATTGTTTCGTCGCCGAGGGGCCACCTCCCCGGAGCCCGCCGCGCCGGATGCCGACGTAATCGGCGCAGCAGAGGCGCCCGCGGCGGAGGGGGCGGACGAGGGCCTGATCGGCCCCTGGGATCTCGAGGAGGTCCCTGAGCTCGGCGACCGGATCGATCTCGGTGCGGTGCGGTTGCCCAAGCGACAGGGACTCCAGGTGCGGATGGAGTTGGACAAGAAGACGCGACGCGTGGTCGGTGTCAATCTCGCAGTGGACGGTTCTGCTCTGCAGGTGCAGGCGTTCGCGGCTCCGCGATCGGCGGGCCTGTGGTCGACGTTGCGGTCGGAGCTCGCCACGCAGATCGGGAAACAAGGGGGCTCCGTCGATGAACGGACCGGTCCCTTCGGCACTGAGTTGCTCGTGCGGTTGCCAGTGCGCCTGCCCGACGGTCGCAGTGGGCACCGGCCAGCACGGTTCCTCGGCGTGGACGGACCTCGCTGGTTCCTCCGCGGGGTCCTGACGGGTAAGGCAGCCGTCGACGCCGACGCCGGCGCCGTGATGGAGTCTCTTTTCGGAGATGTCGTGGTGGTGCGCGGTCCCGAACCTCGGCCGCCACGCGATCTGCTCCCGCTGCACATGCCGGGCCAGCGCGCGGGTGCACCTGAGCAGAGCGTGCCCACCCTCGACCTGCCCGGCAGCGCGCCGGTGCAAGGGGAGGCACGGTGA
- a CDS encoding DUF3093 domain-containing protein: protein MTDSFTERVLPSAAAWLLAPAGGILAGIALLPASAWAALTAFLVITATIAVVLVLLSPTIRVSEQFLVVDRARLPLDVVGPVQRLEGGDLKEAMGPGLDARAHVRFRAWARSAVRITVVDAADPTPYWLISTRHPDTLDRALRGGE from the coding sequence ATGACTGACTCCTTCACCGAGCGGGTGCTTCCTTCTGCAGCAGCATGGCTGCTCGCCCCCGCCGGGGGCATCCTCGCGGGAATCGCGCTGCTCCCGGCTAGTGCTTGGGCTGCACTGACCGCATTCCTCGTCATCACAGCGACGATCGCTGTGGTGTTGGTACTCCTGTCCCCCACGATCCGGGTGAGCGAGCAGTTCCTCGTCGTCGATCGCGCACGACTTCCACTGGACGTGGTGGGCCCCGTACAGCGCTTGGAGGGCGGTGACCTCAAGGAAGCGATGGGGCCGGGCCTGGATGCCCGTGCGCACGTGCGATTTCGGGCATGGGCTCGTTCAGCGGTGCGGATCACGGTGGTCGATGCCGCGGATCCGACGCCGTACTGGTTGATCTCCACACGCCACCCGGACACCCTCGACCGAGCACTCCGTGGCGGCGAATAG
- the sepH gene encoding septation protein SepH — MVELELVGIHTDGERVVLMGPEGERYRLVIDDALRAAVRRDRPQLEQVRTEGAVRPREIQVMIRAGASAEEIAEESGAPLETIRRYEGPVIAERQHVSQRARALAIGRDPGAPVLADVVVDRLASRGVAASSIEWDARRSGGDPWVLVARFVAGEREREATWQVDLSARMLVALDDESRWLSETEWPVSPGPRRHLSSVRGGAPYDVESDDEVDLSGPLHAVDAALHPSQDADGPDQPGSDDDASHTEALLDQLSASRGVRLPVADPEEDDDLHEPMLWDDPPPAHPPASHPQERPDATVLSAPENSGTPDGATAAGMDSESSTEHPDSETERPRRSRRRRTSVPSWDEIVFGAKHD, encoded by the coding sequence ATGGTCGAGTTGGAACTTGTGGGTATCCACACGGACGGGGAGCGCGTCGTCCTGATGGGGCCCGAAGGGGAGCGGTACCGCCTGGTGATCGATGATGCGCTGCGCGCGGCCGTGCGTCGGGACCGCCCGCAGCTCGAACAGGTGCGCACCGAAGGTGCCGTACGCCCCCGTGAGATCCAGGTGATGATCCGGGCCGGCGCGAGCGCCGAGGAGATCGCTGAGGAGTCGGGGGCTCCGCTGGAGACCATCCGCCGCTATGAGGGGCCGGTGATCGCTGAACGTCAGCACGTCAGTCAGCGGGCTCGAGCACTCGCCATCGGTCGCGATCCGGGTGCTCCCGTGCTCGCCGACGTCGTCGTGGACCGGTTAGCCTCGCGGGGCGTCGCGGCCAGCTCGATCGAGTGGGACGCCCGGCGGAGCGGAGGTGACCCCTGGGTGCTGGTCGCACGCTTCGTCGCCGGCGAGCGTGAACGTGAGGCGACGTGGCAGGTCGACTTGTCCGCGCGAATGCTCGTTGCACTTGACGACGAAAGCCGTTGGCTCTCCGAAACCGAATGGCCGGTCTCCCCCGGGCCCCGCCGCCACCTTTCCTCGGTACGCGGGGGCGCCCCGTACGACGTCGAGTCCGATGATGAGGTGGACCTTTCTGGTCCTCTGCACGCGGTCGACGCCGCCCTGCACCCGAGCCAGGACGCTGATGGTCCGGACCAGCCAGGATCGGACGACGACGCGAGCCACACCGAGGCCCTGCTGGATCAGCTCTCGGCCAGTCGCGGAGTGCGTCTGCCGGTGGCTGACCCAGAGGAGGACGACGACCTGCATGAACCGATGCTCTGGGACGACCCGCCGCCCGCGCACCCGCCCGCCTCGCACCCGCAGGAGCGACCGGACGCTACGGTCCTGAGCGCACCCGAGAACTCAGGCACGCCCGACGGCGCCACCGCGGCCGGGATGGATTCGGAGTCCAGCACCGAGCATCCCGACTCCGAGACCGAACGTCCCCGGCGCAGTCGCCGACGCCGGACGAGTGTTCCCTCCTGGGACGAGATCGTCTTCGGCGCGAAGCACGACTGA
- a CDS encoding potassium channel family protein, giving the protein MRVIIAGAGSVGRSIARELIGHEHEVTLIDKNPAAMKVSSVSSAEWLLGDACEIASFASAHPEACDVVVAATGDDKVNLVVSLLAKTEFGVPRVVARVNNPKNEWMFDDAWGVDVLVSTPRIMTALVEEAVSIGDLVRIFTFHQSGASMYEITLAPRAAVVGERVADIDWPTGAVLAAIIRGDQPIAPTPDDTLEAGDELLLIVTSAEPDDLVTLQHLLGDAPTAT; this is encoded by the coding sequence ATGCGCGTCATCATCGCCGGCGCCGGCAGTGTCGGTCGGTCCATCGCCCGGGAGCTGATCGGCCACGAGCATGAGGTCACTCTCATCGACAAGAATCCTGCTGCGATGAAGGTGTCCTCGGTCAGTTCGGCCGAGTGGTTGCTTGGTGACGCCTGCGAGATTGCCTCATTCGCCTCGGCACACCCGGAGGCGTGTGACGTGGTGGTAGCTGCCACCGGAGACGACAAAGTCAACCTCGTGGTCTCATTGCTCGCCAAGACGGAGTTCGGGGTGCCACGGGTAGTTGCCAGGGTCAACAATCCGAAGAACGAGTGGATGTTCGACGATGCGTGGGGCGTAGATGTGCTCGTCTCCACGCCACGGATCATGACCGCTCTGGTCGAAGAGGCAGTCTCGATCGGCGACCTGGTGCGGATCTTCACGTTCCACCAGTCCGGCGCAAGCATGTACGAGATCACCCTCGCACCGCGTGCGGCGGTGGTCGGCGAACGCGTGGCAGACATCGACTGGCCGACCGGAGCGGTGCTTGCGGCGATCATTCGGGGCGATCAGCCGATTGCGCCCACCCCAGATGACACTCTGGAGGCCGGTGACGAACTGCTCCTGATCGTCACGTCGGCGGAACCGGACGATCTGGTGACCTTGCAGCATCTGCTCGGGGACGCACCCACAGCCACGTGA
- a CDS encoding OB-fold nucleic acid binding domain-containing protein, producing the protein MSWRERVGQLLASQSELDAGQERLEVERQNTVPVSSCRNRQRVAISGVIRSVTYSPVSGAPELRAELYDGSGTIDLIWLGRRAIPGIDPGRRLRAEGMLSRTSPERARPAIYNPSYRILPSQAVS; encoded by the coding sequence GTGAGCTGGCGCGAGCGAGTGGGGCAGCTGCTTGCCTCGCAGTCGGAACTCGACGCCGGGCAGGAACGGCTCGAAGTGGAACGTCAGAACACTGTTCCGGTGTCGAGCTGCCGGAATCGGCAACGCGTCGCCATTTCGGGAGTGATCCGATCGGTCACCTATTCTCCGGTGAGCGGTGCTCCGGAACTGAGGGCTGAGCTCTACGATGGATCCGGCACGATTGATCTGATCTGGCTCGGGCGCCGAGCGATCCCCGGAATCGATCCGGGTCGGCGTTTGCGCGCTGAGGGCATGCTCAGCCGGACGTCGCCGGAGCGTGCCCGCCCCGCGATCTACAACCCCAGCTACCGGATCCTGCCCTCGCAGGCCGTTTCGTGA
- a CDS encoding DUF4193 domain-containing protein, translating to MATDYDAPRKTEEDLSEDSLEELKARRAEKNSGAVDEDETEAAEGFELPGADLSGEELSVRVLPRQADEFTCSECFLVHHRSQLAYEKGGQPVCSECAA from the coding sequence ATGGCGACCGACTATGACGCACCGCGCAAGACTGAAGAGGACTTGAGCGAGGATTCACTCGAGGAACTCAAGGCTCGGCGTGCGGAGAAGAACTCTGGTGCGGTCGACGAGGACGAGACCGAAGCAGCTGAGGGATTTGAGCTCCCTGGAGCCGATCTCAGCGGTGAAGAGCTCTCCGTCCGCGTTCTGCCGCGCCAGGCTGACGAATTCACCTGCTCCGAGTGCTTCCTGGTGCACCACCGCAGCCAACTGGCCTACGAGAAGGGCGGCCAGCCTGTCTGCTCGGAGTGCGCGGCCTGA
- a CDS encoding GNAT family N-acetyltransferase has product MAHGNAPVGETTYPEHWEADVVLRDGTTMRIRPILPTDADAVERFHARQSPESVYLRFFAPLERLPARDLHHFTHVDHRTRVALVLESGGELVAIGRFDRVDEDSAEIAFNVSDSAQGRGLGSVLLEHLAAAGRELGVRRFVADVLPQNARMLRVFTDAGYDVHQVFDDGIVSVSFTIRPTDRSLAVLMERERRAEALSMRAVLAPRRVLLVGAGEEGTAFAERLRSGLGRVAAGRVVTAGLGPGAPRVEDLEPEAGAEIDLALVAAPAAQVLDLVPQLARVGVRAVVLYTGGYESGQPSGKVPQRTLVRTLRQYGMRLVGPRSFGVLTGGEAEALNATLWTGPVRAGRIGIFCQSAAAGLHLLDGAAERRLGLSSFLSAGHRVDVSGNDAMQYWTTDDQTTVACVRLESIGNPRKFSRVARRLSEKGPVVAMIAGTTGQLQLPGHSVRTTRVPRRALDELMRQAGVLQTQSVTEMLDLAALLSEQPLPAGDRVLVITNTGAQAAVLAELVRHHRLTLACDPIAMSPRAGAAEYAEQVDAALARDDWDVAVVGYAPLLAPETGPISAHIRRLAEVSGRTVAATLYAVTGLIGPAGPRGSAGEAGHEDAVESVEVPTFPSAETAVAAIAQARQYRRWRESGRGRRVDFDDVDRRGAKNLVQAELTGLPAGTTKRLPPERARQLLGSHGIRTWSERRVSTLEEALIAAEEVGWPVALKTVDELLRHRSYLGAIRLDLSTPAELTEAYRQAEARVRALTGRTASFDVQAMAPPGVACVIRAAEDPLYGPILSVGLAGDAVELLGDVSYRVPPLTDEDVSEMIRSLRASPRLFGQRGLPASDVAALEDVLGRVSVLKDELAEVSVVELNPVLVAESGVAILGMHVDVAQPQRGDAARRVLP; this is encoded by the coding sequence ATGGCTCACGGCAACGCCCCGGTGGGGGAGACCACCTACCCGGAGCACTGGGAAGCCGATGTGGTGCTGCGGGACGGGACCACTATGCGGATCAGGCCCATCCTGCCGACGGATGCTGACGCCGTCGAGCGATTCCACGCGCGGCAATCGCCGGAATCGGTGTACCTGCGATTCTTCGCCCCGCTGGAGCGATTGCCGGCGCGGGATCTGCATCACTTCACGCACGTGGACCACCGCACCCGGGTGGCGCTCGTGTTGGAGTCCGGTGGGGAGCTGGTGGCCATTGGCCGGTTCGACCGGGTCGACGAGGACTCCGCCGAGATCGCCTTCAACGTCTCTGACTCCGCGCAGGGACGAGGACTCGGCTCCGTGCTGCTCGAGCACCTCGCGGCCGCAGGTCGAGAACTCGGGGTGCGCCGGTTCGTCGCGGACGTCCTGCCGCAGAATGCCCGGATGCTGCGGGTGTTCACCGATGCCGGGTACGACGTCCATCAGGTTTTCGACGACGGAATCGTGAGCGTCTCCTTCACGATCCGACCGACCGATCGTTCGCTGGCGGTGTTGATGGAGCGTGAGCGTCGCGCGGAGGCGCTGAGTATGCGTGCAGTGCTCGCACCGCGCCGGGTGCTCCTGGTCGGTGCCGGGGAGGAGGGTACGGCGTTCGCTGAGCGGCTTCGCTCGGGTCTGGGTCGGGTCGCTGCTGGGCGCGTCGTCACCGCCGGTCTAGGCCCTGGCGCCCCACGAGTGGAGGACCTCGAACCCGAGGCGGGTGCAGAGATCGACCTGGCGCTGGTGGCCGCCCCAGCAGCTCAGGTGTTGGATCTGGTCCCGCAGCTGGCCCGTGTGGGGGTCCGCGCGGTGGTGCTGTACACCGGTGGCTACGAGTCGGGGCAGCCCTCCGGAAAGGTGCCGCAACGCACGCTCGTGCGAACGCTGCGTCAGTACGGGATGCGGCTGGTCGGACCGCGATCCTTCGGCGTACTCACCGGCGGGGAGGCCGAGGCGTTGAACGCAACGCTGTGGACGGGGCCCGTGCGCGCAGGCCGTATCGGGATCTTCTGCCAGTCCGCGGCAGCCGGGCTCCACCTGCTGGACGGGGCCGCCGAACGTCGCCTCGGTCTGTCCTCGTTCCTTTCGGCCGGACATCGGGTCGATGTGTCCGGCAACGACGCGATGCAGTACTGGACCACCGACGATCAGACCACGGTGGCCTGCGTGCGGCTGGAGTCGATCGGCAACCCGCGCAAGTTCTCCCGGGTGGCACGGCGCCTGTCCGAGAAGGGACCGGTGGTGGCCATGATCGCGGGCACCACCGGACAGTTGCAGCTCCCGGGGCACTCCGTGCGGACCACCCGGGTACCGCGGCGGGCATTGGACGAGCTGATGCGCCAGGCGGGGGTGCTGCAGACCCAGTCGGTCACGGAGATGCTTGACCTGGCGGCCCTGCTCAGCGAGCAGCCGCTCCCGGCCGGAGACCGCGTGCTGGTCATCACGAACACCGGTGCGCAGGCTGCGGTCCTCGCGGAGCTCGTCCGCCACCATCGCCTCACCCTCGCCTGCGACCCGATCGCGATGAGCCCCCGTGCCGGGGCCGCAGAGTACGCCGAACAGGTGGACGCGGCGCTGGCCAGGGATGATTGGGACGTGGCCGTGGTCGGGTATGCCCCCCTGCTGGCCCCCGAGACCGGTCCCATCAGCGCACACATCCGCAGACTCGCTGAGGTGTCCGGGCGGACCGTCGCGGCGACCTTGTACGCAGTCACCGGCTTGATCGGACCAGCAGGCCCGCGCGGATCAGCGGGTGAAGCGGGCCATGAGGATGCGGTCGAATCCGTCGAGGTGCCGACCTTTCCGAGTGCGGAGACCGCCGTCGCCGCGATCGCACAGGCGCGCCAGTACCGGCGCTGGCGCGAGAGTGGACGTGGCCGGCGGGTCGACTTCGACGATGTGGACCGCCGGGGAGCCAAAAACCTCGTCCAGGCCGAACTCACCGGTCTGCCAGCCGGCACCACCAAGCGTCTCCCGCCCGAACGTGCCCGCCAGCTGCTGGGCTCACACGGAATCCGGACATGGTCCGAACGCCGGGTGAGCACTCTGGAGGAGGCGCTGATCGCCGCGGAGGAGGTCGGGTGGCCGGTGGCGCTGAAGACCGTGGACGAATTGCTTCGGCATCGTTCCTATCTCGGCGCCATCAGGCTGGACCTGTCGACGCCGGCCGAGCTGACCGAGGCCTACCGGCAAGCAGAGGCGCGCGTTCGAGCATTGACTGGCCGGACCGCCAGCTTCGACGTCCAGGCCATGGCGCCTCCGGGTGTCGCCTGTGTCATCCGTGCGGCAGAGGATCCGCTCTATGGCCCGATCCTGAGTGTCGGGCTGGCCGGAGACGCCGTAGAACTGTTGGGAGATGTGAGCTACCGGGTGCCGCCGCTCACCGATGAGGACGTCTCCGAGATGATCCGGTCGCTCCGCGCTTCGCCGCGTCTCTTCGGACAGCGTGGTCTGCCGGCTTCTGATGTGGCTGCGCTGGAGGACGTGCTTGGACGGGTCTCCGTGCTCAAGGACGAGTTGGCGGAAGTGTCCGTGGTGGAGCTCAACCCGGTGCTCGTTGCAGAGTCCGGAGTAGCGATCCTCGGGATGCATGTGGACGTCGCGCAGCCGCAGCGCGGCGATGCGGCTCGTCGGGTACTTCCCTGA
- the dut gene encoding dUTP diphosphatase: MTESADERVEVLVHRLDPDLPMPRYAQPGDAGMDLLTREAHQLRPGERRAIATGLAIALPAGYAAFVHPRSGLAARHGLTVLNAPGTIDAGYRGEIQVIVINTDASAPVLLERGDRIAQLVIQRVWTADLVEVDRLPGSARGSGGLGSTGSASLMEGQH; this comes from the coding sequence ATGACCGAGAGCGCCGACGAACGGGTCGAGGTGCTGGTTCACCGACTCGACCCCGATCTACCCATGCCGCGCTACGCGCAGCCCGGCGACGCGGGTATGGACCTACTCACCCGCGAGGCGCATCAGCTCCGGCCGGGGGAGCGCCGAGCGATCGCGACCGGGCTGGCCATCGCTCTGCCTGCCGGCTACGCGGCATTCGTCCATCCGCGCTCGGGTTTGGCTGCCCGGCACGGCCTCACCGTGCTGAACGCTCCAGGCACGATCGACGCGGGGTACCGTGGAGAGATTCAGGTGATCGTGATCAACACCGACGCCTCGGCCCCGGTCCTTCTCGAACGGGGAGACCGAATCGCTCAGCTGGTCATCCAGCGGGTCTGGACCGCGGACCTGGTTGAGGTGGACCGGCTGCCGGGCAGCGCGCGAGGATCGGGCGGCCTCGGTTCGACTGGGAGCGCATCCTTGATGGAAGGACAGCACTGA
- a CDS encoding DUF5998 family protein — translation MSSRTDQLRDLRREIDRAGYYPALVTDVLEVALAGEPVRAYLVHPETMFDRTEVRRHITTLVLTPTRLVVAHVDDIPGEAPLGAVNAAATTEAVALREIRSVGLTHGVSDPVTYTQGTGGTELTIAINWGSVSRIDLEPATCPDPECEADHGLTGTAMPDDLVVRVSAQAEGPHAMAAATAFASELSAATVAARE, via the coding sequence GTGAGTTCACGAACGGATCAGCTGCGAGACCTGAGGCGGGAGATCGATCGCGCCGGTTATTACCCGGCATTGGTGACCGATGTGCTGGAAGTGGCGCTCGCCGGCGAACCGGTGCGCGCCTATCTCGTGCATCCGGAGACCATGTTCGATCGGACCGAGGTCCGCCGGCACATCACCACGTTGGTGCTGACGCCCACACGCTTGGTCGTTGCTCACGTGGACGATATTCCGGGTGAGGCGCCACTGGGTGCGGTGAACGCGGCGGCCACGACAGAGGCAGTCGCGTTGCGCGAGATTCGTTCGGTGGGATTGACCCACGGGGTGAGCGACCCGGTCACCTATACTCAGGGCACTGGTGGCACCGAGCTGACCATTGCGATCAACTGGGGCTCGGTGAGCCGGATCGATCTAGAACCGGCGACCTGCCCGGATCCGGAGTGCGAGGCCGACCATGGCCTGACGGGCACGGCTATGCCTGACGATCTTGTCGTGCGCGTCAGCGCTCAGGCGGAAGGCCCGCACGCGATGGCAGCAGCCACCGCTTTCGCGTCCGAGCTCTCCGCGGCCACGGTGGCCGCCCGAGAGTGA
- a CDS encoding DUF3159 domain-containing protein: MSTGPGGHGSERADGAEPIESTSPQVAAAAEGRGVRQLTANEFSLAESVGGVRGLIETIAPGLVFVVIFVATRELVPAVVASVSVAVVASIARLIGRTPLTQALSGLVGVAIGAVWAWRSGEASDFFAWGLLVNAGFAVGVLISILVRWPVVGVLVATLTGQDTSWRADERLRRLYVQASWLWFGAFIARLAVQVPLYLNAEAGWLGTARLVMGVPMWALVLWITWLWVRPRADAARSPDRPVPPT, from the coding sequence GTGAGTACGGGACCTGGCGGCCACGGCTCTGAGCGGGCCGATGGCGCCGAGCCGATCGAGAGTACATCGCCGCAGGTCGCCGCCGCAGCAGAGGGCCGCGGCGTTCGCCAACTCACCGCGAACGAGTTCAGCCTCGCCGAGTCCGTCGGTGGGGTCCGGGGCCTGATCGAGACGATTGCACCGGGGCTCGTGTTCGTGGTGATCTTCGTCGCCACCCGCGAACTGGTACCCGCAGTGGTGGCGTCCGTCAGCGTCGCTGTGGTCGCCTCCATTGCCCGTCTGATCGGCCGCACGCCGCTGACGCAGGCACTCAGTGGACTGGTGGGAGTCGCGATCGGTGCAGTCTGGGCGTGGCGATCGGGTGAGGCCTCGGACTTCTTTGCGTGGGGCCTCCTCGTCAATGCCGGCTTCGCAGTCGGTGTGCTGATCTCGATCCTGGTGCGTTGGCCCGTGGTCGGCGTGCTCGTGGCCACACTGACCGGTCAGGACACCTCATGGCGTGCCGATGAGCGCCTGCGGCGTCTCTATGTGCAGGCGTCCTGGCTCTGGTTCGGTGCATTCATCGCGCGATTGGCGGTTCAGGTCCCGCTCTACCTCAATGCCGAGGCGGGGTGGCTTGGTACCGCACGGCTGGTGATGGGCGTGCCGATGTGGGCGTTGGTGCTGTGGATCACGTGGCTGTGGGTGCGTCCCCGAGCAGATGCTGCAAGGTCACCAGATCGTCCGGTTCCGCCGACGTGA
- a CDS encoding alkaline phosphatase family protein, whose amino-acid sequence MKPAEPVGRLGDVLLGAVGACGIDLGGDEQAEVADARSRLGLPDSRKACVVLVDGLGWYNLTDCSDRAPFLTGADRLRALQATFPTTTATNVTYLGTGREGGRTRMLGYTVRGERGGLVNLVSWNGGADPHEWQQIPTVFERLDRSGRLAVSVGPWRFADSGLTRAALRGGEYTPAQSLSERVDAALRELRDPQVDVVYLYWGDLDAIGHRNGWRCPEWAEALTILDQELARLARMLPPGTLMQVTADHGMVDVPVADRTDIAADERLHRDVDLVGGEPRAVHLYCRPGSAEEVATRWRDTLGDLTTVITRAELIDSGLIGPVSAGVRETVGDVVVIANGTHAVVDSRSQSESSLALVGMHGALTLAEVTVPLVTVQA is encoded by the coding sequence GTGAAGCCGGCGGAACCGGTCGGCCGACTCGGTGACGTGCTACTGGGGGCCGTGGGCGCGTGCGGGATCGACCTGGGCGGTGACGAGCAGGCTGAGGTGGCAGACGCCCGGTCCCGGTTGGGTCTGCCCGACAGCCGAAAGGCCTGTGTGGTCCTGGTGGACGGTCTCGGGTGGTACAACCTGACCGACTGTTCGGACCGGGCTCCCTTCCTCACTGGTGCAGATCGATTGCGTGCGCTGCAGGCGACCTTCCCCACGACGACCGCAACGAATGTGACCTATCTCGGTACCGGTCGTGAAGGGGGTCGTACCCGGATGCTCGGCTACACGGTCCGTGGTGAGCGTGGCGGGCTGGTCAATCTGGTCTCGTGGAACGGTGGCGCGGACCCGCACGAGTGGCAGCAGATTCCGACGGTCTTCGAACGTCTGGACCGGTCCGGGAGGCTGGCGGTCAGTGTGGGCCCATGGCGTTTTGCCGACTCCGGGCTGACTCGGGCAGCGCTGCGCGGCGGCGAATACACGCCCGCGCAGTCACTGTCTGAGCGGGTGGATGCGGCGCTGCGGGAACTGCGGGATCCCCAGGTCGACGTGGTCTACCTCTATTGGGGTGATCTGGACGCCATCGGCCACCGCAACGGGTGGCGGTGCCCGGAGTGGGCCGAGGCGCTCACGATTCTCGACCAGGAGTTGGCTCGCCTCGCCCGGATGCTCCCGCCCGGCACCCTGATGCAGGTGACAGCTGATCACGGCATGGTAGACGTGCCGGTGGCAGATCGCACCGATATCGCCGCCGACGAGCGGCTCCACCGCGATGTGGACCTCGTCGGGGGCGAGCCGCGCGCCGTCCATCTGTACTGCCGCCCGGGCAGCGCCGAAGAGGTGGCGACCCGATGGCGGGACACCCTCGGGGATCTCACGACAGTGATCACCCGCGCCGAGCTGATCGACTCCGGGCTGATCGGGCCAGTCAGTGCTGGGGTGAGGGAGACCGTCGGCGATGTGGTGGTGATCGCGAACGGCACGCATGCCGTGGTGGACTCCCGTAGCCAGAGCGAATCGTCGCTCGCGCTCGTGGGGATGCACGGTGCACTGACGCTGGCCGAGGTGACCGTACCGCTCGTGACCGTGCAGGCATAA